Within Syngnathus scovelli strain Florida chromosome 22, RoL_Ssco_1.2, whole genome shotgun sequence, the genomic segment atacttttttgctGCAATGACTGTAGTGATTGGATTTGAGGGCAGTGCCAATAAAATTGGCATTGGGATCATCAGGGATGGAGAAGTACTTTCCAACCCTAGACGGACCTACATTACACCTCCTGGAGAAGGCAAGAATATTTGGGATGAACATGACTCCATAAGACCACTATGATGATATTTTGATGTTCTTCTCAACAGGCTTCCAGCCCAGCGACACAGCCAGACATCATCGCTCTGTTATACTGACTGTCTTAAAGGAGGCTCTGGAGGAAGCAGCTATAGAACCTTCTGACATTGACTGTGTGGCGTATACAAAAGGTTGCTCAGCACATTGTGAATAAGTTGATTGTGTATATATTGGTTTGTCTTTTCATCAGGTCCTGGCATGGGTGCCCCCTTAGTCATAGTTGCTCTGGTAGCTCGCACAGTGGCCCAGTTGTGGGGCAAACCCCTCGTCGGTGTCAACCACTGCATTGGTCACATCGAGATGGGCCGACTCATCACTAAAGCCAACAACCCCACCGTGCTTTATGTCAGCGGCGGGAACACGCAGGTTGGTGACAGGATTTCGTCTTgcagctgtttatttttatttttttatacaaatcTTTTGTGCATTCGTTCTACAAAGGTCATCGCGTACTCTGAGCGGCGGTACAGAATCTTTGGAGAGACCATCGACATCGCGGTCGGGAACTGCTTGGACAGATTTGCCAGAGTTATCAAGGTTTGTGTTATATTCATTTTTGGGTGAACAGCTACTATTTATACATGAATTATTTTACTGTGCAGATTTCAAACGATCCCAGTCCAGGCTACAACATCGAGCAGCTGGCCAAGAAGTGAGTCGTAGTAGATATTCAACGAAAAAGCTTTTTCGATAATATcactttttcattttattatgcAGAGGCTCTCAATATGTGGAGTTGCCATATACTGTAAAAGGAATGGATGTCTCGTTTTCTGGGATACTGTCCTACATTGAGGtgagtatttaatttatttttatttctttattaaaGAATAACGAACTTATATGATGCTGTTCTTATAATATAGGAAGCCGCTAATAAAATGCTTGGATCCGGTCAGTGCACAGCAGAGGACTTGTGCTTCTCCCTACAGGTTAACTTGATAGACTCATTAAATATTTTACATCTATTATTGATGTATATGttgggaaaatatttttgggttTCTTCAGGAGACTGTTTTCGCAATGCTGGTGGAAATCACAGAGCGGGCCATGGCTCACTGCGGCTCTCAGGAGGTTCTCATTGTCGGTGGTGTTGGCTGTAAGTCAAACTGAGCACTAATGTTTAGttcatactaaaaaaaaaaaaaaaacattcacaggtAACCTGCGTCTCCAGGAGATGATGGGGGTCATGTGCAAGGAAAGAGGAGCCAAACTTTTTGCCACGGATGAAAGGTAGACCTGCACTGAGCAGAAGATAATATCATACTAAATTAAATTGCGACACGTTGTAGATTCTGTATCGACAACGGCGCCATGATCGCTCAAGCCGGCTGGGAAATGTTTCGATCCGGCCAAGTGACCGAGTTGGAGGACTCGTGGATTACGCAGAGGTAAAACTTTCAAgcctgctttttttattttttatttatgaccACTGCTTGTGTTGCAGATATAGAACAGATGAAGTGGAGGTGACATGGAGAGATTAATTGGCGGAAAGCATCACGGACACTTTGAGGGAAAAGTTTTGACTCTGTCCCATCAGATCTTCTCTCAGGTAGCTTCTGATATATTGTGCATATTAGGTGAAGTGCAGCCAGCCCTCAAGTGTTGGGAGGAAgtggttattttattttattttttttaatagaccaCTCACCTCCTGCACACTTGAAGCTTCCTGTCCAAAAAAACATGTCAGTGGGACACAATTGTACTCAACTtgatttaatatttgtttttctatACAATTCAGGTTCAAATATACATTTAAGAAAATCCAGAGTCACTTATTTCCAATAAACAGCCATTAGTCAAGTTTATTCGCTTTTATTAAGCAATACTGTTCACGTACATTCCTCCTCCAGtgtaatttttttccaaattctttttcaaaaatCAACATATTGAACACTGAGCTCCCTTATGAATTCTCGAGCAACATTCACCTGATTAGAAAGCGAACAAgaaacaacaaaagaaaacggaacaaacgggggaggggggggggctcttgGGGGACAGCATTAAGATCCAACAGGGCTAAAGGGGGAATTCTACTGTGCCTTTGAATACACCCCTCTGTAAACCGAAAAAAACATTAAGAGTAAAAACTCGAGTAGGTATAAGACGCCACGCCTCACATAGAATTGGGGAggtggaaaaaataaaacaccgtACATAACTTTCTCGCACGGCCATTGCTAATAACAGATTCATCTTTAACAAAGTGCTTGAT encodes:
- the osgep gene encoding tRNA N6-adenosine threonylcarbamoyltransferase, giving the protein MTVVIGFEGSANKIGIGIIRDGEVLSNPRRTYITPPGEGFQPSDTARHHRSVILTVLKEALEEAAIEPSDIDCVAYTKGPGMGAPLVIVALVARTVAQLWGKPLVGVNHCIGHIEMGRLITKANNPTVLYVSGGNTQVIAYSERRYRIFGETIDIAVGNCLDRFARVIKISNDPSPGYNIEQLAKKGSQYVELPYTVKGMDVSFSGILSYIEEAANKMLGSGQCTAEDLCFSLQETVFAMLVEITERAMAHCGSQEVLIVGGVGCNLRLQEMMGVMCKERGAKLFATDERFCIDNGAMIAQAGWEMFRSGQVTELEDSWITQRYRTDEVEVTWRD